CTCTGGACCTTGCGCATGAAGTACTGAACGGCGGCGACGCGGACGCGACTCATGGATCTCCTTGGTTTCTGTCGGGGGACTCCAGCGTAGCGAATCTCGGCACCACCGGGAGAGGGACGGTGTTTACTTGTTGACTTCTGGTCTGCAAACTTTGCGGTGTGCAGCTCTCGTGCGTATCAAGTCAACAAGTAAACACCGTCCCTGAGTCCCCAGGGTTGGATATCAGGCGGACGGCACGGGACTTGATTCAGGCAGGGGCATGCTCTCGCCGACGCCTCATTCGCAGCGTTTTTCATGCGTCGGGGCACGGACGGGGGAGCGGCGATCGGCCTCACTGGCGCGTAGCCGCTCACTCCAGGCGGGGGCGAGGACCCACACACTGGAGTGAGAGAGAATGAAAGCTGCTTGGATCATCGCCGCCGCCTCGCTGGGCGTTGCGCTCGCTGGATGCTCGTCCGAGGTCACGGTCGTCGACGACACGGGCTGCGTGAGCGACTCGGAGTGCCCGGTCGACACGCTCTGTGAGGCCGGCTTCTGCGTGGCCGACGACACGTACGAGGTCTGCACCTCCACGCCCGACTGCCTCGACAGCGCCGACGAGTGCTTCGAGGTCGACATCCCGCAGGCCGCGACGTTCGGGCGGTTCTGCACCAACGCCTGCGGGAGCGACGTGGACTGTCAGCCCGCGAACGGCTTCGGCGGGGTCTGCTACGCGCTCGGCGGAGACCCGACCGCGCTCTGCTACCAGCAGTGCGACTTCGACTCGGACTGCTACCCGGGCAGCGTCTGCATCGAGGTGGACCTCGGCGGGGGCGTGATCGACTTCATCTGCACGCCGGACAACTGATCCCGGCACACGCCGGCACAGGGTGAGCCGCGGTATGTGCCGATCGGCGACTGGCACGGGGAGTGATAGAAGCTCGCCGTGGAGGTCCCGACCATGACTCGCGCACGTAGCTTTCAGATCGTCTTCGCCCTCGCCCTGGGGAGCGCGCTGCTCACCGCCTGCATGAGCCACACCCGGAGCGAGAGCGCCCTCGAGGTCGACGCGTCGATCGCCGCGGTCACGCTCGGCGACGACTGCGCCGGCGCGGGTGAGGACTCGGGCCCGGGGCTGATCGGCGGCGACTGCGACGGCGACGGCTGCGGCTTCGGCTGCACCCAGACGGGCATGCGCCTCCGCGTGGTGGCGGCGGAGACGGGCGACCCGGTGCCCTTCGAGGTGCTGAGCGTCCGCATGTACACGATGGAGGGCGCGCTCGCGGACGAGCTCTCCAGCCGCAACCCGCGGCAGTTCACCGAGGAGGGCTACGTCGCCTGGGAGCAGATGATCCGGGCGACGGACGACCTCGCGGTGTCGTACGATCTGGACGCGCCGGACTGGTCGAGCATCGGCTCGGGCGAGGCGCACCGGACCTACGGCATGAGCTTCCGCATCGAGGTCGACGTGCGCATCGACGGCATCGTCCAGACGCTCGAGTTCGAGCCGGCGAGCCGTGAAGCGGAGATCGTGACCTGAGGCCGAGGCTCCTCTCATTCGCTCTTTGTGCGCTCGTCCTCGCGGGATGCGACGACGAGCGCGCTGCGTTCGTCGAGCCCGAGGCTCCGCCCAGCGACCCACGCGCGGGCCTCGAGCCGTGGTCGGACGCGTGGATCCTCGCGCACCAGGACGCGTACCTCGAGGACGACGCGGCGCGGCGCGCGGGCATGGAGGCTTCGCTCACGAGCCGCCACAACCTCTACGCCGAGACGCGCCTCGGCTCCTACGGGCTGGCGGACCGCGGCTGGGACGCGCTGCCAGAGTGGAACCCGCGGACCGAGCGCGTGACGCGCGCGAGCGCGGCCCGGTTCGTCCAAACGGGGCGCGCCCCGCTGAGCGAAGACGCGACGCCCATCTGGAGCGGCGAGGCGCCCGGGAGCTGGGAGGCGTGGCGCGCGCTCGGCGAGCGGGTGTTCTTCGAGCTGCCGCTCCGACACGAGCCCTTCTGGGAGACGGCGCTGCGCGACCCCGAGCTCGCGGCCCGCCTCGGCGTGATCGTCGACGATGACGGCACGATGCCCGGGCTCGTGTGGATGCGCGACGTGGACGGCCGCGCGAAGATCGGGATCACGTGCGCGCTCTGTCACGTCGATCGCGCGGCGGACGGCGGCCCGGTGATCGCCGGCCGCGCGCGGCGCGCCCTCGACTACGGGCGCGTCCGGATCGCCCACTACGAGGCGCGGGGGCGCGCGCTCGCGCCGGACACCCGCGCGCGCTGGGAGTCGTGGGGCCCGGGCCGCGCGGACGTGATCGAGGACGTCGCGGACACGCCGATCGCCATCCCCGACCTGTACGGGCTGCGTCACGAGCGGCTGCTGACGCAGGCGGGCACGCTGAGCCACGCGTCGCCCCTCGCGCTGCTGGTCCGGCAGGAGACGCAGTACATCCAGGCGAACCACCACCAGGCGCGCCCGCCGCGCGAGCTGGTGTTCGCGCTGGCCGTCTATCTCTACGCGCTCGAGCCGCCGCGCCCGAGCGGTGCCGCCCACTCCAGCGCCGGCGCGCGCGTGTTCGAGCGCGAGTGCGCGCGCTGCCACGACAACGAGGTGGGGGCGGGCGACGCGCTGGTGCCCGCCGCGCGCGTGGGCACGGATCCGGAGCTCGCCATGGGTCACGCCCGAGGGACCGGCGGCTATCGTCCGTCACCGCTCGTCCGCGTCGCCGACGCCGCGCCTTACCTGCACGACGGCTCGGTGCCGAGCCTCGAGGATCTCTTCGGGCGCGCGCGCTTCGATGAAGGCTACACGGCCGGACGCCGCCCGGGCCCCGTCCGCGGGCACTCCTACGGGACCACGCTCGACGACGCGGAGCGACGCGCCCTGCTGACTCACCTGGCGTCTCGCTGAGCGGTCACGGGCAGGTGAAGGTCGACGGATCGCCGGCGATCGCGCGCACCGGATCACCGGCCAACCAGGCCGCGAGCAGCCCCATCGGCGCGCGCTGCGTCCCATCCTGCTCGACGCGCACGCCGTAGGTCGCGCTCTCCGTCCGCAGCGTTTCGTGATGGCCGCAGCGCGGGCTGAAGGCGCCAGGGATCACCGCCACGCCCGCGCCCTCGTGCGCCTCGCCCGACCACCAGGCGCTCGTGGTGAGGGTCGCGGCCTCCTCCGCGATCAGCTCGGCGAAGAGGCGCGCGTCCATCGGCGCGTCTCCGCGGCTCGGCACCGTGTAGCCGAGATCGACGGTGTTGGGCATGACCACTCCGTCCGCCTGATCCTGTCGGAAGAAGAAAGGCGTCGTGATGTGGTGACGCAGCACGTGGTCGAGGTCGCCACATCGCCACTCCGAGCCGGGATCGTTCGCCGCGTGCCACGCCGGGCAGCTCTCGTCGCCGACGGCGCCGCGCAGCGGCCGCGTCTCCTCCCAGACCGGCCGGAGGTGCGCCTCGTACGTGCAGACGTCGCGCTCCCGGCACAGGGCCGAGTCGGCGTAGCCGAGCGCCTCGCGCGCGGGCGCCATCACCGCGTCGAGCACGGCGCGCACGTCGACGGCGGGGTTGTCGCTGCGAAGCGCCTCGGCGAAGCGGTCGATCTGGTTGCGTACGCCGCCGCTCCCGGCGGAGGCGCCGGCGAGCAACACGGTCCGCGCTTCGTCGAGGTCGGGCATGACCACGTCGTCCCCAGACGCGTCGCGGTACGAGAAGGGCGCCGCGCGCAGGGTGTCGACGACGGCGTCGAAGATCTCGGAGCCGAGGAAGTGCAGGCGGTAGCGCACCGGCTCACCGGGGCGCTCCGGGTGGTCGGCCTCGAGCGCCACGTCGCGCGCGGTGCCCGACCAGGCGTCGGAGCTGCAGTACCAGATCACGACGTGGTTCCACGTGGCGAACGGGTTGTCCGCGCGCATGCTCGAGATGCCCTCCCCGGTGGTGCCGCGCGTAGGCGCCTCGCGGCTGGACATCTTCAGCGCGCCGATGGCGCTGCCGCTCGCGCAGAACCGGTTCGCGCAGCTCTGGCCGTCCTGACAGGTGCCGCCGCCGAGGAGCTGCACGATCCAGCGGTCCGCGTCCTCCGCGCGGGTCGCGCGCCGTACGAAGAAGACCCCGCCCGTGCCGTCGTTGCAGAGCGCGTCCGGGTAGCGATCCAGGTCGACGTCCACGCGGGTGAGGTGCGTCCCACCGGGTAGACCTCCGGCGCTCCCGGCGCGCCGGCAGTCCAGGGCCTCGTCGAGGGGCGCGGCGAGTCCAGCGTCAGCGGGCGATGCGTCGGGAGCCGGCGTCGCGTCGGTGACCGGCGCGGCGTCGATCGAGGCATCTGCCTCCGGCGCGCCGCCGTCGCACGCGACGACGAGGAGGAACACGAGGCCTACGCTCGTTCGCATCGTCGAGCTCTCTCGGTTCACCAGGGCGCGACCGTGAGCAGTGGGGAGACGGCGGGTCGCTGCGAACTTCACGCGGACGAGACTGCCGAACGCAGCGCTCCGCGTAAAGCGCCGCCTGGACAGCGGAATGGGTGCCGATCGCCCGCAGGCGACCGGTGCTAGGCTCCCGCGCATGACGAACCAGCGTCCCCTCCTCTGCGTCGGGATCGTCCTCGCCCTCGGGTGCGGGGGCGCGGCCGAGACGCAGCCCACGACGACCGCGCAGCGGGTGGATCCGGAGCCCGTCGAGGCCGCGCCCGAGCCGGAGCCCGAGCCCGAGCCCGAAGAAGAAGTCGTCGAAGAGGAGCCGGAACCGGAGCCGGAGCCCGCGCCGCCGGAGCCCGTCGTGGCGGAGGACGCGGACGCGATCTTCGCGGTGCTCCGCGCGGCCACCTTCGAGGCCGACATGTTGCGCCGGCTCGTCGACCCCGACCGAGGCGTCGGCACGCACGACGCCGGCCGCACGGGCGTGGCGCAGCACTGCGACGTCGACGAGGTCGCGGACCGCCCTGGCACGTCCTTCGCGGTGAACGAGGGCGACAGCTTTCGCTGTGATCGCGACTTGTCTCACTGCACCGCCGAGGCGCCCGACGGCGGCGGCTATTCGTTCTACTTCCGCAACGAGGGCCGCCTCCGTCTCGACGCGATCGTGCATCACCAGGGGCGCGTCCCGCGGACGGACAGCCGCGCCATCCGCAGCTGGGTCGAGGCGGGCGACGGCGTCTGCGCCCTCTGGCGCGCCGCGCACGCGACCGATCGCCCGGCCCCCGCGAAGTTCTCCGTGTTCGTGAGCGAGCAGACCGGGCTCGTGCCCGAGCTGGTGAGCGAGCACCACTGCGCGGACGACGCGCGCGCCGCCTTCGCCGAGCAGATGGCCAACCACACGGGCCAGGCGCTCAGCTGCGATCGCAGCCCGGCCCGCTGCGCCTTCCGGCGCGGCGACGAGGAGATCACGCTCTACGGCGGCGACGAGGGCGTGACGGCCATCGCCATCACGCGCCCCGGCATGTTCGCCAACCTCGAGCGCGCACAGCGTCGTGACCTCGACCGCTTCCTCCGCGCGCTGCGCGATCACGCGTGTGACTGAGCCGCCGGCGCGCG
This window of the Sandaracinaceae bacterium genome carries:
- a CDS encoding pectin acetylesterase-family hydrolase; translation: MRTSVGLVFLLVVACDGGAPEADASIDAAPVTDATPAPDASPADAGLAAPLDEALDCRRAGSAGGLPGGTHLTRVDVDLDRYPDALCNDGTGGVFFVRRATRAEDADRWIVQLLGGGTCQDGQSCANRFCASGSAIGALKMSSREAPTRGTTGEGISSMRADNPFATWNHVVIWYCSSDAWSGTARDVALEADHPERPGEPVRYRLHFLGSEIFDAVVDTLRAAPFSYRDASGDDVVMPDLDEARTVLLAGASAGSGGVRNQIDRFAEALRSDNPAVDVRAVLDAVMAPAREALGYADSALCRERDVCTYEAHLRPVWEETRPLRGAVGDESCPAWHAANDPGSEWRCGDLDHVLRHHITTPFFFRQDQADGVVMPNTVDLGYTVPSRGDAPMDARLFAELIAEEAATLTTSAWWSGEAHEGAGVAVIPGAFSPRCGHHETLRTESATYGVRVEQDGTQRAPMGLLAAWLAGDPVRAIAGDPSTFTCP